The Pseudomonadota bacterium genome window below encodes:
- a CDS encoding nitric oxide reductase activation protein NorD has protein sequence MTVTLDDYRDELVAAVPELADTLESTFHEAARVMSPAGLKDYLEGARGLVNLGKEQQLLTTYLEEMPLVARECGEDVIRDCVHAVMKLASMTSGGVLTLVFATLPTAASRLGDPELLRGYLQLLHRLTANAPRGLRPMLNHLDELLGKLTLSGLRRWADFGAEAYRRDLPKQAGYFGLETEDSKAVLQQERRGTLFIDSQRKLNFYLRAFWGRPFFLRPTAADYLGFRCFIEARTLHLPDAVDDIAGLSGLDLYRAMCAHMAAHLVYTTEPQSAEALAPAQQFFVGLVEDARVEYRAIQAFPGMRRLWRDLMTVPKSGSIEHESLPLIEQIALALLDPAERTGDDEIDAIVARFHDEIATHAEDGQFAWHIGLDLFNLLARRQAMPSLRILEKLRIPYRDDNRFIWSLNQHDWSESSAYLPASQRQVRKRVGLMEFINEVEVENAGDDAQEIWVLGSELFPYEDMGVSYNQMEGKEPVSDPFHYQEWDYQVQLHRPNWATVYERRQGRADPKLIDDVLTAHKGVSHRIKQIIDRLRPQGVSRQRKLEDGDELDINAAVDAMVAVRMGLHPDTRITMRNVLNRRDLAVVILLDLSESTNEKVRGSDKTILELTREASSLVATAITGIGDPFAIHGFASDGRHDVQYYRFKDFDQRFDAEVKSRLAGMQGGLSTRMGAAMRHAGRHLMQRSERHKLLLIVTDGEPADIDERDPQYLRMDAKKAAEELRSTGVLSYCLTLDPLADRYVERIFGANHYTIIDNVQRLPEKLPTLFASLTR, from the coding sequence ATGACCGTGACATTGGACGACTACCGGGACGAACTGGTCGCTGCGGTCCCCGAACTCGCCGACACCCTGGAGTCCACCTTCCACGAAGCGGCGCGGGTGATGTCCCCCGCCGGGCTCAAGGACTACCTCGAAGGCGCCCGCGGCCTGGTCAATCTGGGCAAAGAGCAGCAACTTCTCACCACGTATCTTGAAGAGATGCCGCTGGTGGCGCGCGAATGCGGCGAGGACGTGATCCGCGACTGCGTGCACGCGGTGATGAAGCTCGCCTCCATGACCTCGGGGGGCGTACTGACCCTGGTCTTCGCTACACTGCCCACCGCCGCCAGCCGCCTCGGCGACCCGGAACTGCTGCGCGGCTACCTGCAACTGCTGCACCGCCTCACCGCCAACGCCCCGCGCGGCTTGCGGCCGATGCTCAACCACCTCGACGAGCTGCTCGGCAAGCTCACCCTCTCGGGCCTGCGCCGCTGGGCCGACTTCGGCGCCGAGGCCTACCGCCGCGACCTGCCCAAGCAGGCCGGCTACTTCGGACTGGAGACCGAAGACAGCAAAGCAGTGCTGCAGCAGGAGCGGCGCGGCACGCTGTTCATCGACAGCCAACGCAAACTCAACTTCTACCTGCGCGCCTTCTGGGGCCGCCCCTTCTTCCTGCGCCCCACGGCGGCGGACTATCTCGGCTTTCGCTGCTTCATCGAGGCACGCACCCTCCATCTGCCCGACGCAGTGGACGATATCGCGGGGCTCAGCGGCCTCGATCTCTATCGCGCCATGTGCGCCCACATGGCCGCGCACCTGGTCTACACCACCGAACCGCAGTCGGCCGAGGCGCTGGCCCCGGCGCAGCAGTTCTTCGTCGGACTGGTGGAAGATGCGCGCGTCGAGTACCGCGCCATCCAGGCCTTTCCCGGCATGCGCCGCCTGTGGCGCGACCTCATGACGGTGCCCAAGTCCGGCAGCATCGAGCACGAGAGCCTGCCGCTGATCGAGCAGATCGCCCTGGCGCTGCTCGATCCCGCCGAGCGCACCGGCGATGACGAGATCGACGCCATCGTCGCGCGCTTTCACGACGAGATCGCCACGCACGCCGAGGACGGCCAGTTCGCCTGGCACATCGGTCTCGACCTGTTCAATCTGCTCGCGCGGCGTCAGGCGATGCCGAGCCTGCGCATCCTGGAAAAACTGCGCATCCCCTACCGCGACGACAACCGCTTCATCTGGTCGCTCAATCAGCACGACTGGTCCGAGTCCTCCGCCTACCTGCCCGCCAGCCAGCGTCAGGTGCGCAAGCGCGTCGGGCTGATGGAGTTCATCAACGAGGTCGAGGTGGAGAACGCTGGCGACGACGCGCAGGAGATCTGGGTGCTGGGTAGCGAACTCTTCCCCTACGAGGACATGGGTGTCTCCTACAACCAGATGGAAGGCAAGGAGCCGGTCTCCGATCCCTTCCACTATCAGGAGTGGGACTACCAGGTGCAGCTGCACCGTCCCAACTGGGCGACTGTTTACGAACGCCGCCAGGGACGCGCCGATCCCAAGCTGATCGATGACGTGCTCACCGCGCACAAGGGCGTCAGCCACCGCATCAAGCAGATCATCGACCGCCTGCGCCCGCAGGGAGTGAGCCGTCAGCGCAAACTCGAAGACGGCGACGAACTCGATATCAACGCCGCGGTGGACGCCATGGTCGCGGTACGCATGGGTCTGCACCCCGACACGCGTATCACGATGCGCAACGTGCTCAACCGCCGCGATCTGGCGGTGGTGATCCTGCTCGACCTCTCCGAGTCCACCAACGAAAAGGTGCGCGGTTCCGACAAAACCATCCTGGAGCTGACCCGCGAGGCCTCGTCGCTGGTGGCCACCGCCATCACCGGCATCGGCGATCCCTTCGCCATTCATGGCTTCGCCTCCGACGGACGTCACGATGTGCAGTACTACCGCTTCAAGGATTTCGACCAACGCTTCGACGCCGAGGTGAAGAGTCGCCTGGCGGGCATGCAGGGCGGGCTCTCAACGCGCATGGGGGCGGCGATGCGCCACGCCGGGCGCCACCTCATGCAGCGCAGCGAGCGCCACAAGCTGCTGCTTATCGTCACCGACGGCGAACCGGCCGACATCGACGAGCGCGATCCGCAGTACCTGCGCATGGACGCCAAAAAGGCGGCCGAGGAGCTGCGCAGCACCGGCGTGCTCAGTTACTGCCTGACCCTCGATCCGCTCGCCGACCGTTACGTCGAGCGCATCTTCGGCGCCAATCACTACACCATCATCGATAACGTGCAGCGCCTGCCGGAGAAGCTCCCAACCCTGTTTGCCAGCCTGACACGCTGA
- a CDS encoding CbbQ/NirQ/NorQ/GpvN family protein has translation MSDLDQYQIANEPFYRPVGDEIAKYEAAYAARMPVMLKGPTGCGKSRFVEYMAWKLGKPLITVACNEDMTASDLIGRFLLDINGTRWQDGPLTTAARLGAICYLDEVVEARQDTTVVIHPLTDHRRMLPLEKKGELVQAHPDFQIVISYNPGYQSLMKDLKQSTKQRFGAMSFDYPPTEVECEIVSHEAGVDAPTAERLVQIAQRSRNLKGHGLDEGMSTRLLIYAGQLINKGIAPVAACEMALVEPLTDDPDMRDTLDAAVKTFFG, from the coding sequence GTGAGCGACCTTGACCAGTACCAAATAGCCAACGAACCCTTCTACCGCCCGGTCGGCGACGAGATCGCCAAGTACGAGGCCGCTTACGCAGCGCGCATGCCGGTGATGCTCAAGGGCCCGACCGGTTGCGGCAAATCGCGCTTCGTCGAGTACATGGCCTGGAAGCTCGGCAAGCCGCTGATCACCGTGGCCTGCAACGAGGACATGACCGCCTCCGACCTGATCGGGCGCTTCCTGCTCGATATCAACGGCACCCGCTGGCAGGACGGCCCGCTCACCACCGCGGCGCGCCTCGGTGCGATCTGTTACCTCGACGAAGTGGTGGAGGCACGCCAGGACACCACCGTGGTGATCCATCCGCTCACCGATCACCGCCGCATGCTGCCGTTGGAGAAGAAGGGCGAGCTGGTGCAGGCGCATCCCGATTTCCAGATCGTCATCTCCTACAACCCCGGCTACCAGAGCCTGATGAAGGACCTCAAGCAGTCGACCAAGCAGCGCTTTGGCGCCATGTCCTTCGACTACCCACCCACCGAGGTCGAGTGCGAGATCGTCAGTCACGAGGCCGGCGTGGATGCCCCCACCGCCGAGCGTCTGGTGCAGATCGCCCAGCGCAGCCGCAACCTCAAGGGCCACGGCCTCGACGAGGGCATGTCCACCCGCCTGCTGATCTACGCCGGGCAGCTGATCAACAAAGGCATCGCACCGGTGGCCGCCTGCGAGATGGCGCTGGTCGAGCCGCTGACCGACGATCCCGATATGCGCGACACGCTGGATGCGGCGGTCAAGACCTTCTTCGGATGA
- a CDS encoding ribulose bisphosphate carboxylase small subunit gives MSEPQDYASRLSDPSSRKLGTFSYLPPMDADQIRKQIQYIVQQGWNPAIEHSEPMHASSNYWYMWKLPMFGESDVDRILTEIEACKKANPGHHVRLIGYDNVAQSQGANMIVYRAPIEA, from the coding sequence ATGAGCGAACCCCAAGACTACGCATCCCGCCTGTCGGACCCGAGCAGCCGCAAGCTGGGCACCTTTTCGTATCTGCCGCCGATGGATGCCGACCAGATCCGCAAGCAGATCCAGTACATCGTGCAGCAGGGCTGGAATCCGGCCATCGAGCACAGCGAGCCGATGCACGCCAGCAGCAACTACTGGTACATGTGGAAGCTGCCGATGTTCGGTGAATCCGACGTCGACCGCATCCTCACCGAGATCGAGGCGTGCAAGAAGGCCAACCCGGGACACCACGTGCGCCTGATCGGCTACGACAACGTCGCGCAGTCCCAGGGCGCGAACATGATCGTCTATCGCGCGCCCATCGAGGCCTGA
- a CDS encoding form I ribulose bisphosphate carboxylase large subunit, with protein MAKTYQAGVKEYRETYWDPNYTPKESDVLACFKVVPQAGVPREEAAAAVAAESSTGTWTTVWTDLLTDLDYYKGRAYAIEDVPGDDEAFFAFIAYPMGLFEEGSIVNVFTSLVGNVFGFKAVRSLRLEDIRFPLWFVTTCDGPPHGIQVERDKLDKYGRPLLGCTIKPKLGLSAKNYGRAVYECLRGGLDFTKDDENVNSQPFMRWRDRFSFCQEAIEKAEKETGERKGHYLNVTAPNVEEMYKRAEFAKEIGSPIIMSDYLTLGWAAHSSLSRWCRDNGMLLHVHRAMHAVLDRNPRHGINFRVLTKLLRLLGGDHLHSGTVVGKLEGDREATIGWIGMMRDRFNKEDRAKGIFFDQDWGQMPGLFPVASGGIHVWHMPALVSIFGDNSILQFGGGTLGHPWGNAAGAAANRVALEACVQARNEGRELEKEGKEILTTAAKSSAELKMAMETWKEIKFEFDTVDKLDISHK; from the coding sequence ATGGCTAAGACCTATCAAGCGGGCGTAAAAGAGTACCGCGAAACGTATTGGGATCCGAACTACACGCCCAAAGAGAGTGATGTCCTGGCCTGCTTCAAGGTGGTGCCTCAAGCCGGCGTACCCCGCGAGGAGGCCGCCGCCGCCGTAGCCGCCGAGTCCTCGACCGGTACCTGGACCACCGTGTGGACCGACCTGCTGACCGACCTCGACTACTACAAGGGCCGCGCCTACGCCATCGAGGACGTGCCGGGCGACGATGAGGCCTTCTTTGCCTTCATCGCCTACCCCATGGGCCTCTTCGAAGAGGGCTCGATCGTCAATGTCTTCACCTCGCTGGTCGGCAACGTGTTCGGCTTCAAGGCGGTGCGCTCGCTGCGCCTGGAAGACATTCGCTTCCCACTCTGGTTCGTCACCACCTGCGACGGCCCGCCCCACGGCATCCAGGTCGAGCGCGACAAGCTCGACAAGTACGGCCGTCCGCTGCTCGGCTGCACCATCAAGCCCAAGCTCGGTCTGTCGGCCAAGAACTACGGCCGCGCCGTCTACGAGTGCCTGCGCGGCGGCCTGGATTTCACCAAGGACGACGAGAACGTCAACTCGCAGCCCTTCATGCGCTGGCGCGACCGCTTCTCCTTCTGCCAGGAGGCCATCGAGAAGGCCGAGAAGGAGACCGGCGAGCGCAAGGGTCACTACCTGAACGTCACCGCGCCCAACGTCGAGGAGATGTACAAGCGCGCCGAGTTCGCCAAGGAGATCGGCTCGCCGATCATCATGTCCGACTACCTGACACTGGGCTGGGCCGCGCATTCGAGCCTGTCGCGCTGGTGCCGCGACAACGGCATGCTGCTGCACGTCCATCGCGCCATGCACGCCGTGCTCGACCGCAACCCGCGTCACGGTATCAACTTCCGCGTGCTGACCAAGCTGCTGCGCCTGCTGGGTGGTGATCACCTGCACTCCGGCACGGTGGTGGGCAAGCTCGAGGGCGACCGCGAGGCCACCATCGGCTGGATCGGCATGATGCGCGACCGTTTCAACAAGGAAGATCGCGCCAAGGGTATCTTCTTCGATCAGGACTGGGGCCAGATGCCCGGCCTGTTCCCGGTCGCCTCCGGCGGCATCCATGTCTGGCACATGCCGGCACTGGTCTCCATCTTCGGCGACAACTCGATCCTGCAGTTCGGTGGCGGCACCCTGGGTCATCCGTGGGGCAACGCAGCCGGCGCCGCGGCCAACCGCGTCGCGCTGGAGGCCTGCGTGCAGGCTCGCAACGAGGGCCGCGAACTGGAGAAGGAGGGCAAGGAGATCCTCACCACCGCCGCCAAATCGAGCGCCGAGTTGAAGATGGCCATGGAGACCTGGAAAGAGATCAAGTTCGAGTTCGACACCGTCGACAAGCTCGACATCTCGCACAAGTAG
- a CDS encoding Rieske (2Fe-2S) protein, producing the protein MRELCHLQDLVDAKTKGFELEVGEESVAILLAFRDGAVYAYRNACPHVGTPLNWLPDQFLDSEEQYLQCATHGALFRIHDGYCEYGPCAGDSLQAEAVTVTDHRVYWVDGDA; encoded by the coding sequence ATGCGCGAGCTTTGTCATTTGCAGGACCTGGTGGATGCCAAAACGAAGGGATTCGAGCTCGAGGTCGGTGAGGAATCCGTCGCTATCCTCCTCGCGTTCCGGGATGGCGCCGTCTACGCCTATCGCAATGCCTGCCCTCATGTGGGCACACCGCTCAACTGGCTGCCCGATCAGTTCCTCGATAGCGAGGAACAGTACCTCCAATGCGCCACCCATGGCGCCCTGTTTCGCATTCACGACGGCTACTGTGAGTATGGCCCCTGCGCCGGTGACTCACTGCAGGCGGAAGCGGTTACCGTAACCGACCACAGGGTCTACTGGGTGGATGGAGACGCGTAA
- a CDS encoding YbaK/EbsC family protein: protein MIPEKVRRILTRHRLTPLEFEPGSTPTSELAAARIGCQVGQIAKSMLFKGKDGAFRLIVCPGDRRVDNKKLKNTLGVNARMATAAETEQVTGFRPGAVCPFGHEALPLFVDVGLGDYDTIYPAAGTDASGVPMRYDQLLRITGAEVCNVMKEEM from the coding sequence ATGATCCCAGAAAAAGTCCGCCGGATCCTCACCCGGCACCGGCTCACCCCGCTGGAGTTCGAACCCGGCAGCACTCCCACCTCCGAACTCGCGGCCGCCAGGATCGGCTGCCAGGTGGGCCAGATCGCCAAATCGATGCTCTTCAAGGGCAAGGATGGCGCCTTCCGACTCATCGTCTGCCCGGGCGACCGGCGCGTGGACAACAAGAAACTCAAGAATACCCTGGGGGTCAACGCCCGCATGGCGACCGCGGCGGAGACGGAGCAGGTCACCGGCTTTCGTCCCGGCGCGGTCTGCCCCTTCGGCCACGAGGCGCTGCCGCTCTTTGTGGATGTAGGGCTTGGTGACTATGACACCATCTACCCCGCCGCCGGAACCGATGCCTCGGGCGTGCCGATGCGCTACGACCAGCTGTTGCGTATTACGGGGGCAGAGGTCTGCAACGTGATGAAAGAGGAGATGTAG
- a CDS encoding flavin reductase family protein → MYIDLRTMSPNQVYFNMIQTLIPRPIAWVLSENAAGGFNLAPFSYFNAVCSDPPIIMISLGKQPDGTHKDTRVNIEARNDFVVHIAHREMLEAMNASSATLPPEVSEVEQLGLATAPMEGSRLPRLADCRIAYACERHEILEIGNSPQSLILGRVKGIYIDDAVVHTNAKGRIKVDAAALDPLGRLGASEYATFGEVVSLARPG, encoded by the coding sequence ATGTATATCGATCTGCGCACCATGAGCCCCAATCAGGTTTACTTCAACATGATCCAGACGCTGATCCCGCGGCCCATCGCCTGGGTGCTGTCGGAGAACGCAGCGGGGGGATTCAATCTTGCGCCCTTTTCCTACTTCAATGCCGTGTGCAGCGATCCGCCCATCATCATGATCTCGTTGGGCAAGCAACCGGACGGGACGCACAAGGACACGCGCGTCAATATCGAGGCACGCAACGATTTCGTCGTACACATCGCGCATCGCGAGATGCTCGAAGCCATGAATGCCAGCTCGGCGACCCTGCCACCCGAGGTCTCGGAAGTGGAGCAGCTGGGATTGGCCACGGCGCCGATGGAGGGATCGCGCCTGCCGCGCCTCGCCGATTGCCGCATCGCCTACGCCTGCGAACGCCATGAGATCCTGGAGATCGGCAACAGCCCGCAGTCGCTGATCCTGGGACGCGTCAAAGGTATCTATATCGATGATGCGGTCGTCCACACCAACGCCAAGGGGCGCATCAAGGTGGATGCCGCCGCGCTCGATCCCCTGGGTCGTCTGGGTGCCAGCGAATATGCCACCTTTGGCGAGGTGGTGAGCCTCGCGCGCCCCGGGTGA
- a CDS encoding TraR/DksA family transcriptional regulator, whose translation MAVELDQQRVGRLSRMDALQSQAMSVEAKRRREQELRRISGALQRLEDGGYGDCDNCGEPIARRRLEVNPAATLCIGCAGRAES comes from the coding sequence ATGGCGGTGGAACTCGATCAACAGCGTGTCGGGCGCCTGTCGCGCATGGATGCCCTGCAGTCGCAGGCGATGTCGGTGGAGGCCAAGCGTCGGCGCGAGCAGGAACTGCGGCGCATCAGTGGCGCGCTGCAACGCCTCGAGGATGGCGGGTATGGCGATTGTGATAACTGCGGCGAACCCATCGCGCGGCGACGGCTGGAGGTCAATCCTGCGGCGACCCTTTGCATTGGCTGCGCGGGCCGTGCCGAGTCGTGA
- a CDS encoding isoprenylcysteine carboxylmethyltransferase family protein: MSRLELKIPPLALALLTAAAMWGLGAWTKSLSVVIPYGARIALLLAALGAVVIAAGIVSFRAARTTADPRYPGKASSLVVVGIYRYSRNPMYLGMAILLLAWAFYLANGFAALLVVAFVIYMNRFQIGVEERFLSELFGADYVGYTNRVRRWL; this comes from the coding sequence ATGTCGAGACTTGAACTGAAGATCCCGCCCCTGGCACTTGCCCTGCTCACGGCGGCGGCGATGTGGGGGCTTGGCGCATGGACAAAATCCCTGTCGGTCGTTATCCCCTATGGCGCCAGGATTGCGCTTTTGCTGGCGGCGCTGGGTGCCGTCGTGATTGCTGCGGGGATCGTTTCGTTTCGCGCCGCCAGAACCACCGCCGACCCGCGCTATCCCGGGAAGGCGTCATCGCTGGTTGTTGTCGGGATCTACCGCTACTCGCGGAATCCGATGTACCTCGGTATGGCGATTCTGCTGCTGGCTTGGGCGTTTTATCTTGCCAATGGGTTTGCAGCCTTGTTGGTGGTCGCTTTTGTGATCTACATGAATCGCTTTCAAATCGGGGTGGAGGAGCGATTCCTGAGTGAGCTGTTTGGCGCCGATTACGTGGGCTACACGAACCGGGTGCGCCGCTGGCTGTAG
- a CDS encoding GNAT family N-acetyltransferase encodes MPLLDDVVEADLPAILALNQISQPHVSSLTLDALRQLREWSAYFRVMRDGEVLAGFLLALREGQPYASLNYRWFAQRYVQFVYIDRVAVAKSHHRRGLGALLYEDLHRFAARQAPLVACEVNTRPLNEVSLAFHERMGYQPVGSQETEGGTKTVAMMVRPFS; translated from the coding sequence ATGCCCCTGTTAGATGACGTAGTCGAGGCCGATCTCCCGGCGATATTGGCCTTGAACCAGATCTCCCAACCCCACGTGAGCAGCCTGACGCTTGATGCGCTGCGCCAGCTCCGGGAATGGTCTGCCTATTTTCGAGTAATGCGCGACGGTGAGGTGCTGGCGGGCTTTCTGCTGGCCCTGCGCGAAGGGCAACCCTACGCGAGCCTCAATTACCGCTGGTTTGCGCAACGTTACGTTCAGTTCGTCTATATTGATCGGGTAGCGGTGGCGAAATCGCACCATCGGCGCGGCCTGGGTGCCTTGCTCTACGAGGATCTGCACCGGTTCGCGGCGCGACAAGCGCCCCTGGTGGCGTGTGAAGTGAACACCCGCCCGCTGAATGAGGTATCTTTGGCCTTTCATGAGCGCATGGGCTATCAGCCGGTAGGCAGCCAGGAGACCGAAGGCGGAACCAAGACGGTTGCCATGATGGTCCGCCCGTTCAGCTGA
- a CDS encoding ATP-binding cassette domain-containing protein: MNSAAHKEHASSVDGRLPALVLENIHKRFDKLEVLKGVSLTAHDGDVISILGSSGSGKSTLLRCINLLEQPDAGRIWVNGEEIAMSECKGGGMEPSDKRQVESIRARLAMVFQSFNLWAHKTILENVTEAPVHVLKLPKAEAVARAEALLDKVGIADKRNFYPGSLSGGQQQRAAIARALAMEPRVMLFDEPTSALDPELVGEVLKVMRGLADEGRTMIVVTHEMGFAREVSSEVIFLHQGQVEEQGDPARVFGSPRSERCRQFLASQL, from the coding sequence GTGAACAGCGCAGCACACAAAGAGCACGCCTCCTCCGTCGACGGGCGTCTGCCGGCCCTAGTGTTGGAAAACATCCACAAACGCTTCGACAAGCTCGAAGTGCTCAAGGGAGTTTCCCTTACCGCGCACGACGGCGATGTCATCTCGATCCTCGGTAGCAGCGGCTCGGGCAAGAGCACGCTGTTACGGTGCATCAATCTGCTGGAGCAACCCGACGCCGGCCGCATCTGGGTCAACGGCGAAGAGATCGCGATGAGCGAGTGCAAAGGCGGTGGAATGGAGCCTTCCGACAAGCGTCAGGTGGAGTCGATCCGCGCGCGTCTGGCGATGGTGTTCCAGAGCTTCAACCTGTGGGCGCACAAGACCATCCTGGAAAATGTCACCGAAGCGCCGGTGCACGTGCTCAAGCTCCCCAAGGCCGAAGCGGTCGCGCGTGCCGAGGCGCTGCTCGATAAGGTGGGTATCGCCGACAAGCGCAATTTCTACCCGGGCTCCCTCTCCGGCGGCCAGCAGCAGCGCGCGGCCATCGCCCGTGCGCTGGCCATGGAGCCCAGGGTGATGCTGTTCGACGAGCCGACCTCCGCCCTCGACCCCGAGCTGGTGGGCGAGGTGTTGAAGGTGATGCGCGGGCTCGCCGACGAGGGGCGCACCATGATCGTGGTGACGCACGAAATGGGTTTCGCCCGCGAGGTTTCGTCAGAGGTTATTTTTCTGCACCAGGGTCAGGTCGAAGAGCAGGGCGATCCCGCCCGGGTCTTCGGTTCGCCGAGGTCAGAGCGCTGCCGCCAGTTCCTGGCCAGCCAGTTATAG
- a CDS encoding amino acid ABC transporter: MKQLKLILISLALIAGGSGAALADSVRIATEGAYPPFNMKSASGELEGFDVDIAKALCAKMNAKCDIVAQDWDGIIPGLLAKKYDAIIASMSITDERKQKVAFTSPYYSNYLRFVAAKGSGLQATAEGLKGKNLGAQRATIAAQHLEDNFRKSASVKVYDTQEAAYLDLKAGRIDALLSDIYPAYDWMQQADNSGFEFIGDSIDINDKIGIAVRKGDKSLAEKFDKALKEIRADGTYQKINAKYFPFDIF, from the coding sequence ATGAAACAACTGAAACTGATTTTGATTTCGCTGGCACTGATCGCGGGCGGTAGTGGTGCCGCGCTCGCCGACAGCGTACGCATCGCCACGGAGGGCGCTTACCCTCCGTTCAACATGAAGAGTGCCAGCGGTGAGCTGGAAGGCTTCGACGTCGATATCGCCAAGGCGTTGTGCGCCAAAATGAACGCCAAATGCGACATCGTCGCCCAGGATTGGGACGGCATCATCCCCGGCCTGCTGGCGAAGAAGTACGATGCGATCATCGCCAGCATGTCGATCACCGACGAGCGCAAACAGAAGGTGGCGTTCACCAGTCCCTACTATTCCAACTATCTGCGTTTCGTCGCCGCCAAGGGCAGCGGCCTGCAGGCGACCGCCGAGGGTTTGAAGGGCAAGAACCTGGGTGCGCAGCGTGCCACCATTGCCGCGCAGCATCTGGAAGACAACTTCCGCAAAAGTGCCAGCGTGAAGGTCTACGACACCCAGGAAGCGGCTTATCTCGACCTGAAAGCGGGCCGCATCGACGCGCTGCTCTCCGATATCTACCCCGCCTACGACTGGATGCAGCAGGCAGACAATTCCGGCTTTGAGTTCATCGGCGACTCCATCGATATCAACGACAAGATCGGTATCGCCGTGCGCAAGGGCGACAAGAGCCTGGCCGAAAAATTTGACAAGGCGCTCAAGGAGATTCGCGCCGACGGCACCTACCAGAAAATCAACGCCAAGTATTTTCCGTTCGATATCTTCTAG
- a CDS encoding ABC transporter permease subunit, whose protein sequence is MWEMLSFGDQGFGDEILAGAWLTLQLAVVSLGFGLVLGLAAASARLSRSRLARGVARGYTELVRGVPEMLVVLVVFFGASALLQTVVGWFGYDDYIEVNAFLAGTFALALVFGAFASEVLRGAFLAVPQGQIEAGIACGMTPWQVFHRIRLPQMWRFALPGLGNLWMVLLKDTSLISVIALDELLRWSKVAAETTKQPFTFYAVAALIYLLLAIVSDGARLRMERWASRGVPRAN, encoded by the coding sequence ATGTGGGAAATGCTCAGTTTCGGCGATCAGGGCTTTGGCGATGAGATTCTCGCCGGAGCCTGGCTGACGCTGCAACTCGCTGTTGTGTCGCTGGGATTCGGACTTGTCCTCGGGCTTGCGGCGGCCTCGGCACGACTGTCACGCTCTCGCCTCGCGCGGGGCGTGGCGCGCGGGTATACCGAGTTGGTGCGTGGCGTGCCCGAGATGCTGGTGGTGCTGGTGGTCTTCTTTGGCGCGTCGGCATTGCTGCAGACCGTCGTCGGCTGGTTCGGCTACGATGACTATATCGAGGTCAACGCCTTTCTCGCCGGCACTTTCGCCCTGGCCCTGGTCTTTGGTGCTTTCGCCAGTGAGGTGCTGCGTGGCGCTTTTCTTGCAGTACCCCAGGGTCAGATCGAGGCGGGTATCGCCTGCGGCATGACGCCGTGGCAGGTCTTTCATCGGATACGCCTGCCACAGATGTGGCGTTTCGCCCTGCCCGGCCTTGGCAACCTGTGGATGGTGTTGCTCAAGGACACCTCGCTGATTTCGGTCATCGCGCTCGATGAGCTGTTGCGCTGGTCCAAGGTGGCGGCCGAAACCACCAAGCAACCCTTCACCTTCTATGCGGTGGCGGCGCTGATCTACCTGCTGCTGGCCATCGTTTCCGATGGCGCTCGCCTGCGCATGGAGCGCTGGGCGTCACGCGGCGTGCCGAGGGCGAATTGA